In the genome of Channa argus isolate prfri chromosome 8, Channa argus male v1.0, whole genome shotgun sequence, the window aacctCTGCCTTCACCTCTGACCTTGTAGCCAACGATGGAGAGGAGGCTGTGGACCATCTGAAATCCAACACACATCTCAAAGATCTGGACGAGGACATATTTGATGACGACGATTTCTACCACCAGCTACTCCGAGAGCTTATTGAGCGCAAGACGAGTGCAGCCGATCCCAACGACCAGGTGTCTATGGGCAGGCAGTGGCTAGCCATCCAAAAACTGCGCAGCAAGATTAAGAAGAAGGTGGATACCAAAGCCAGTAAAGGGCGTAAGGTCCGATTCCACATCCACAGTAAGCTGGTCAATTTTATGGCACCTATTGACCATAGCTCAATTGGCGATGAGGCACGTAACGAACTGTATCGTGGCCTCTTTGGTCAAAACTCCTCAGTCAGAGAGTATGTAGAGCACAGCCTAGATAACAGGGAATAAACTACGAAGTGCCTTCACTTCATACCAAGGAATGAGGCCAAGCAGCACTTTGGATTGGGACGCAGGCTGCTCTCCTTCAGGAGAAGCTCTTCTGACTAGTTGGACAGTTATTTCGCTCCCACTGTGCACagacagtaaatatttttgatACTGAGTAACATTTTCTGAATGTGATGTAATTGAACTATGTCATCTGTATTTCAAACATAGTGAGTGCACTATATgataaaaagatttttcttCTGGCACAAGTCTCAGGTGGTTCGAGTGTTTACTTCTTTAGCACAGTTTAGACTGAAAGTATATTTTGTGATTGCCAACTATACTCTAGGCAGATGAggcaaaatatattaaaaagtacatttaagtttgtatatagcatttttgttttgttgtttgagaTGTTTGTGTCGCTACAGCAGCTACAACTTCGTCTGCAATTCATTTTCCTCCTGCTGTGAGCTTCACTGGTTCAaaccccggccctggctatatgtcaaagtgtctctgggcaagacactgaacccttaacagcccattcccctccccagacGTGGAGTGCAGGTCCAAGCCAGGCAGAAATTGCCAAAAGGAAAAAGGATATTCACTTTTCCAGTGTCAGCGCACCACAGTCTGAAACCGAAGCAGAATTAAGATGCAGCATCTACAGATGTATTATATGCACTGCAGGGCcagaaaaaaacatcctttattgtatgtttacatttgtacaaTTAACTTGCTGGTtgacagtaaaatgtaatttcctgCATATTATAGCTCTCAGCACTGCCAGGATACACATCTGATGGGAGTTGTTTGCAGAGAAGTAGTCAAATTTTAATTAACCGAGTAAAACTCTTTTTAACAGCAGATTGTTTGATGTAGAGTAGATACAATGACAGTGTGGCAATGCTCACTTTAGCGCTTCCTAGTGTGACATGTCAACATGTCTACAGTGGAAAAGATCTATGAAATGTCGAGCATGTGTGAAAACCAACAAACTTCCCAGGGAATTACAAGATCTCAGTGTTGTCAATGGTAGCCATGGCCCCTGAGTGCAACTACATTAACTTCATAGAATCTGTAAATCGGGGACAAGTGAATTGTAGAACATTTCCTGTGTGACTAGAACAGATCACCAAGTAGcaattggcatttttaacaacTGACAGATTGGATTTAACTGAGGCTGAATTAGATTATTCCAACCAGAAGTGGATGTTTAAAACAAGTACAATTTGTTGGTTACAGATGTGTCAACTCAAGCAAACAAATGGTACCTGAGAAGTTTATcataaaaatatgtatacataaagataataaaaatcgACAGAATGCATTTACAATGGGTTTGTAATGTAACGGTTTACACCCGAAAGCATCTTTGAAATGAGAATTTGCATACACGTGTCTGACAATTTAAGTTTACCAGAGTGTCAAAGCAAATAACACTGTGTGGTAACTGCATACAGCAAATTTGTATCTTAATCAACAAGTTACAGTAATGTAAACATCACTTAAATCAATTTGCACACAATTAGTCCACAAAGACGTCACAGAAAACCGTCTTTGGTGATGATGTCATACATCGGGGTGTTTTTGTTTAACACCACAAATTAGTCTTCTGTATTTACATGGGACAAAGCCAGTACAGCTTGGGGTCCATTAGTACATTACTTCGAAATCTATTTATATGAGTCAAAATATGCTTTACATGTACAGAGCCAGAAACAATAAGTTGATTGCATTGATAAAGGGAATCAGGTCACATTGTGAACCATTAAAGTGAGATTAGTTAAGGCTACAGTGCAGTTATTGGTTAAAGGCTGATCAGAAATCAGTTCTAGACACTGTAACACCTTCTTTAGTTTGTTGTGGTACGGTGTGAAAGGCAAGCAGCCGCTTAGAATGAAATGATATGTAAGCTCCTTCGTATTTGTCTGCTTTCTGTGTCATACAGAACACAAGCTAAAGAGAGTAACCGAACTGAATACAAGTGCTTTATTGCAGCTCCACAGAGGAATAAATCCCCCTTTTCTTTATCCATTTCCGCCGTCCAAGAAGAACTCTATGAAAAGAAGGCCTTGGTGATGTCTTGAATGTTACTCCTGCCTTGTTAGCCATGCTGTGGAGCCCATTTGGCACGTGCAGGCGCTTCTTGTCGTGGAGGCAGCTCTGCGCTCAGTGGGGTCGACTGCTAGACTCTGTGTTTGGTTGCTTCTTTGTTGTTCCATAACTGTTAAACCACCCATTTACACGTTTGGTCAAACCCCCGTTCAGAATATCCTGGATGTGCTGAACTATAAGATTTATAGCAACTgcacagggagacaaagagattGAAAAAAGAGATGAGACAAAGAGATGTTGAATGGGTCAGACACCAGTTTATGTCAGTTATGTCAACCTGGATTAGGTTGTTCATCTGTGCTATAGATCTCTAGAAAGATATAGCTGTTGTTGCCCCGCTTGCTCTGAATTGACACTTCCCTGCACGTCGGTTGGTCCACTGCACATTCCTGAGGTCTGTGGTGTAGTTATGGCAATTCACATCAATTTGGACAATATTTATGTGAAACACATGTAATGAAGACGTTTGGAATccagtgatgtgtttttaatagtttttggacaacaatggacgTCTAGGATGAACAAGCGAATCCAGGCGGTTTGTTTTAGCATAAAAGTGACTGAACTTGAACGTTTAATGGACACATTTTGAATCATtgcagattttttaaatgtagctaCCGAAGAGCTCAAATATAATGGTAATGCATGAAAGGCACAAACTGGAGGTATAGGTGAGGCTGTCCTCCTTcaacatatgtttttttttttaatggtgttACATTACTTTCTCACATCAGTGGACAAAGCTGTGTTTCCTCCCGACACCAGAGGCTTTTGCTTTCCACATTTTCGAAACCACAATTCCCAGCTCAGACAATAAACACAGCTGTGTCCTTCACAATAACACTGTTGAGACGAAAGCCTCAAAtattaggttttaaaaaaatattgtctcTAACACAGTGTACTTGAAGAGTCTCCCAGGcagaaaaatgcacaaatactaACCAACGTTATCAGCTCCTCTCGGAATTATAACATCAGCATATTTCTTCGTctaaataatcaataaaaaaagagacaaaacaaatgatttgaCCGTGAGTCCATGTTCAGGGTCACAACCATAAACACTTGGGTTTAGTAGTATAACGCGTACTCACTGGTAGACAGAACTCCTCGAACGCAGGCTTGACAAAGGTGATGTACTGAGCTAAAACACTTTCCAGGTCTCGACCACGTTCACTTATGTCACGCAGCACTGAGAATGAAGGGGTCAAGAAACTGTTTGACATTTCACgagagttagatgagaaaatGTATCCCATTGACTTAAAGTTGTAAAGCCGGCGGCTTTTCTTTGCATAAAAACTAAGGATTTAATCTGTCACTATCCAAAGGTTAAAAGAAACTCTGTCTGGCTGCTGATGGTAGCTTTTGATTTAGTGTGCGGTAAAAACAGTGAAATCGATCttctcctgtcttttttttttttttttttttttaaggagagGAACTGTCTAGTCATGCTTGTGCACCTTACCCCTGCGCGACAGCCGCGTGTCTGCATCTGTGTCCACGAACAGCTTCATTTGGAACAGGTCTCGAATCTCCTGGGAATAGAACATCAGGATCCCCTCGAACAGCACCACGTCAGCAGGGTACACTACCACGGTCTCCTCCTTCCTGCCTCGCAAAAGACTTTCTGTATTAAAACACTAGTTTTCTGTGTTATTGTTACTGCCAGCAAATGTCATCCAAATACTAAAACCAAGGTTTCTTCATTATGAAAGATGATTGAATTAGAACAGCcatcttttttttcatgaaGAAGAAACGTtcataacaaaatatataaattacttGCCTTTTTCTTAAAGACTGTAGCCGCAAAACTCCTGAATGTATTGAACTAAGCAAAAgtgttttactgcatttcaGTTTAACGTCTATGTACGAGGAAGAATGTGTAATTTCTTCTTCCAAAATGTGCACAATATTGCTGCAAATCTACAATGAATTATGttaaatatcaaacatttacTTCCAGTGCATATAGATTTCAGCCTATTTACATCAATTTACATACCTTTAAGTGCTGATGAATACATTCCAAAACACGCTGTGCTATTTTAGTTTTTCGTGCTTTTCTTTTCAGGCGCACATTGGATTCCATTTATTTCACTGCCATATGAAAAtcaatttacataaaatgtagACTAGTTAATCCACCACCTGTTTATGTGTAACGTTACTGCTACATTATGATGCATCAGAGGCCTCTTTAAAAGTATGTGGGCTGAAATACAGATGCAAACACTCTTAGTGTCGTCTCTGTGTGGACTCAATCACCTGGAATGGGAAACAAAGTCATAAACAGGGATGTGTACTGTTTTTCCCTCCTTGATGTCCCACAGAGTCGCCATTATGAGGTCGTTGTCAAATGCATCTATACAGAAGACAAGAGTAGCAGTTATATTCACTGAAATCCTCTCAGACGCTGAAACAAAGAGCCCTGAACAACATACACATCAACTACCTGGATCATCTCTGAATAAATGATGCTCACACATCCCAGCAATAAAAAGACTGCTGTTTCACGCCAAACCTCCATTCACCATTATCGTGCTGCCGTGACGATACATAAAAGCACTGCCAGTTGTTAGCAACATACCCGGGTGGTCGAAATTGAATTGTCCTTTAACCGCCTTGGCCTTCTGCTCCGCCGTCAGGACCCTATAGAAGCTGTCCTGGCTCAAGATGGCCACTTGCCTCTGGTGGTGGTCGATCTCATTCTGCCCCAGCAACTCCATGATCTTGCTGCACACTGAGGACTATTCCACATTAGAGACAAACAAATCCTGTTGATAAAATACTGACACCACTGTCCAATTTACCTACTGGATTTAGGAATGTGGGGTCTGTTCAGGACGTAAACGCTCATATACATGTTAGATTTAGTTCACTCATCATAACCTTGAACCATGACGCAaacttgtttttacaaaaagatGTGAATCAGAAAGCTGCAAATGTGCATTGTTGATATTGTATCTGAAGCTGGCAGACACATACACTAACAAACAGACCACAGGCCCAAAACAAAAGACTGCAGTTTACTCCTCATTCAGATAACATGTGTGGGAGAGCAGGTGGTTGTGCGAGCAGTTACTCCCATGGGAGAATAGGCACATAATACCACGAAGTCAAACCCACAAACA includes:
- the uck2a gene encoding uridine-cytidine kinase 2-A isoform X2, producing MAGDSETKPGDQAENETIRQPFLIGVAGGTASGKSSVCSKIMELLGQNEIDHHQRQVAILSQDSFYRVLTAEQKAKAVKGQFNFDHPDAFDNDLIMATLWDIKEGKTVHIPVYDFVSHSRKEETVVVYPADVVLFEGILMFYSQEIRDLFQMKLFVDTDADTRLSRRVAINLIVQHIQDILNGGLTKRVNGWFNSYGTTKKQPNTESSSRPH
- the uck2a gene encoding uridine-cytidine kinase 2-A isoform X1; this encodes MAGDSETKPGDQAENETIRQPFLIGVAGGTASGKSSVCSKIMELLGQNEIDHHQRQVAILSQDSFYRVLTAEQKAKAVKGQFNFDHPDAFDNDLIMATLWDIKEGKTVHIPVYDFVSHSRKEETVVVYPADVVLFEGILMFYSQEIRDLFQMKLFVDTDADTRLSRRVLRDISERGRDLESVLAQYITFVKPAFEEFCLPTKKYADVIIPRGADNVVAINLIVQHIQDILNGGLTKRVNGWFNSYGTTKKQPNTESSSRPH